The following nucleotide sequence is from Primulina tabacum isolate GXHZ01 chromosome 2, ASM2559414v2, whole genome shotgun sequence.
AGATTAACAGAGGAGCTTTCAGTGAAGAAGAAGAGGAGGCACTAATGGCGGCTCAAAGAGAATATGGAAACAAATGGGCCCTGATTTCCAAGCTTTTTCAGGGCAGAACAGATAACGCTGTGAAGAACCACTGGCATGTTGTAATGGCTCGGAAATATAGAGAGTTCTCCAAATCTTGCATGAAAAAACCATGGAGCAGTACTCAGTCTGCACTTGATCATGTAGGAGTACTATTGATGGATGAATACTCAAAATCTAGTGTTGCACAGACTCCTACCTTCGTTTCCATAAAGTATAACGATCCGGCCGGATTAAAGATACTTGAGTCAAGTGGCGCCGTTTGTGCGCTTTCCAGGTTTCCTGGTAAGGGTTTCACGTATAAGCATCAAGCGAAACGTTTATACTATGTGGTAGTGAAATAAATACAGGATACACGTATACCAGGATCATATCGTTTCTACTTCagttcttttatttatttatttacaacTGGGGAGGGGAAGGCTCGAACAAGAGCCGATGGTGTCACTTGGGTTAATCCCCACTGACACTTTAGTTCCATATTTTGATCATTCGAGCTAGATGCCATTTTTCTTTCACGATATGACATCGTCGACTATCTATCCCAATTAATCCTTAGATAGCACCCCACCCGGCCATTTCATGTCGATTTGTATCTACATATAGTTGATTCTGCCATCATATGAATGCTTTTCTCACAATTCGCAGGCTGGGAGGAAAGGCGGTGGCCACAGCTCGGAGAAAAGATACAAAGCGATATTTCGCTTTCAACATCTGAAATCTCTTTTGCTCAGCCATCACTGCCCGTTTCAGATGAGTACCAAGAAACATGCCGTTTTCAGAACAGTATCACGGAGACACCTCCCTTTGTGGATTTTCTTGGGGTTGGAACCTCATAAT
It contains:
- the LOC142538100 gene encoding transcription factor MYB105-like translates to MQRHQQSGGGTSANDSGRELNTAGGCCFIMRNGCFELSDKNPEADVLGNVSAATCTNFIRDRGNPSENYGKKTRNGKPKVCSRGHWKLSEDAKLRELVAMHGPQKWNHIAEKLQGRSGKSCRLRWYNQLNPKINRGAFSEEEEEALMAAQREYGNKWALISKLFQGRTDNAVKNHWHVVMARKYREFSKSCMKKPWSSTQSALDHVGVLLMDEYSKSSVAQTPTFVSIKYNDPAGLKILESSGAVCALSRFPGWEERRWPQLGEKIQSDISLSTSEISFAQPSLPVSDEYQETCRFQNSITETPPFVDFLGVGTS